One window of Myxocyprinus asiaticus isolate MX2 ecotype Aquarium Trade chromosome 6, UBuf_Myxa_2, whole genome shotgun sequence genomic DNA carries:
- the LOC127442864 gene encoding gastrula zinc finger protein XlCGF57.1-like isoform X2 encodes MEFMKVESEDTRVTEACRVKNEDTVEQRDLMELKEESQELNEVEEKHQYQEPDNVSAGEKSFLRFIQNESYISQIFTRAKNPIICPQCGKNFTKRGTLKIHMRIHTGERPFKCTQCGRSFSHPSNFRIHMRAHTGEKPFACPLCGKSYTDKTNFEIHVRAHCGEKPFTCQLCGLSYADKTNFQIHMRIHSGEKPYTCQQCEKSYAHKKSLHVHLRTHSGQKPFTCQQCGLSYADKTNFQIHMRIHSGEKPYTCQQCEKSYAHKKSLHVHLRTHSGQKPFTCQQCEKSYAHKKSLHVHMRTHSGEKPFTCQQCEKSFTRNGDLKKHLKSHTGEKPYTCTQCGKSFTRNGDLKKHIRIHTGEKPYTCPQCGKSFTLPDYLKSHIRIHTGKTPGVKTEKMDIIKVKSEDTSGPEQWRVKNEETET; translated from the exons ATGGAGTTTATGAAAGTAGAGAGTGAAGACACGAGAGTAACAGAAGCATGCAGAgtgaaaaatgaagatactgTGGAACAAAGAG ACCTGATGGAgttgaaagaggaaagtcaagaactgaatgaagtggaggagaaacatcagtaCCAGGAACCTGATAATGTCTCAGCTGGAGAAAAATCTTTTCTCCGATTCATTCAGAATGAAAGTTATATCTCACAGATATTTACAAGAGCCAAAAATCCTATCatatgccctcagtgtggaaagaatttCACAAAAAGAGGAACCCTTAAgattcacatgagaattcacactggagagaggccttttAAATGCACTCAGTGTGGAAGGAGTTTCAGCCATCCATCAAACTTTAGGATTCACATGAGAGCTCAcaccggagagaagcctttcGCATGCCCTCTGTGTGGAAAGAGTTACACGGACAAAACAAACTTTGAGATTCACGTAAGAGCTCACtgtggagagaagcctttcacatgccagcTGTGTGGATTGAGTTACGCGGACAAAACAAACTTTCAgattcacatgagaattcactctggagagaagccttacacttGCCAGCAGTGTGAAAAGAGTTATGCACACAAAAAAAGTCTTCATGTTCACTTGAGAACTCATTCTGGacagaagcctttcacatgccagcAGTGTGGATTGAGTTATGCGGACAAAACAAACTTTCAgattcacatgagaattcactctggagagaagccttacacttGCCAACAGTGTGAAAAGAGTTATGCACACAAAAAAAGCCTTCATGTTCACTTGAGAACTCATTCTGGacagaagcctttcacatgccagcAGTGTGAAAAGAGTTATGCACACAAAAAAAGCCTtcatgttcacatgagaactcactctggagagaagcctttcacatgccagcaatgtgaaaagagtttcacacgTAACGGAGACCTGAAGAAGCATCTAAAGtctcacactggagaaaagccttacacttgcactcagtgtggaaagagtttcacacgtaACGGAGACCTGAAAAAGCACATAAGGattcacacaggagagaagccttacacttgccctcagtgtggaaagagtttcactttaCCAGATTACCTCAAGAgtcacataagaattcacacag